The Lycium barbarum isolate Lr01 chromosome 10, ASM1917538v2, whole genome shotgun sequence genome includes a region encoding these proteins:
- the LOC132615514 gene encoding ethylene-responsive transcription factor ESR2-like, which translates to MEDAIKPLQTNISSTLFKRCGGTNKRTLKGSGGGGAAGTMRYRGVRRRPWGRYAVEIRDPKSKERKWLGTFDTAEEATCAYDCAARAMRSLKARTNFVSPPHSFLNTPFLNYTSTKTVNHHHHHQLSLKDLPIRQFFQSSPPNSSGGDFFGTNATDNNIPSVIPQVESGKSTVYAEKSNNYLNMFLFHEILNSSSKSSLSSNTDLNNNYAPCDEQLPLMFNGCSTDSSTANITFTGSSSSYNYMVNHETCSTNPIATSNPIFSFPLADSGLDSFPIVPSDSGFLEQALNGFFPKPMPFKSELLQANEDVQKSVVGHHTDRLGLSIDEYGDGISSHPEKLEADSNNGFEYTQLSSQPIDHQDFPDNTLGDMSFHYSDLLNVLAANMKNS; encoded by the coding sequence ATGGAAGATGCCATCAAGCCTCTTCAAACAAACATTTCTAGCACCCTATTTAAGAGATGTGGTGGCACCAACAAGAGAACACTCAAAGgcagtggtggtggtggtgctgCTGGAACCATGAGATACCGTGGTGTTCGTCGCCGTCCTTGGGGCCGGTACGCGGTGGAGATTCGCGACCCTAAGTCCAAAGAGAGGAAGTGGTTAGGAACTTTTGACACAGCTGAGGAAGCAACTTGTGCCTATGATTGTGCTGCTCGAGCCATGCGTAGTCTTAAAGCAAGAACTAACTTTGTTTCTCCTCCTCATAGTTTTCTAAATACTCCTTTCTTAAACTATACTTCTACTAAAACAgttaatcatcatcatcatcaccagcTATCACTTAAGGACTTACCGATCAGACAGTTCTTTCAGTCAAGTCCCCCCAATTCATCAGGTGGGGACTTCTTTGGGACGAACGCAACAGACAACAATATACctagtgtgatcccacaagtggagtctgggAAGAGTACAGTGTACGCAGAGAAAAGCAATAATTATTTGAACATGTTTCTCTTTCATGAAATTCTCAACTCCTCCTCGAAGTCGTCCCTTTCTTCAAACACTGATTTGAACAACAATTATGCCCCTTGTGATGAACAACTTCCTCTCATGTTTAATGGATGTAGCACAGATTCTTCAACGGCGAATATCACCTTCACGGGATCTTCGTCATCTTATAATTATATGGTGAATCATGAGACATGTTCAACGAATCCAATAGCTACAAGCAACCCTATCTTTAGCTTTCCTTTAGCTGATTCGGGCTTGGATTCCTTTCCTATAGTTCCTTCTGATTCGGGCTTTTTGGAACAGGCTTTAAATGGCTTCTTCCCAAAGCCCATGCCTTTCAAGTCTGAGCTATTGCAAGCAAACGAGGACGTGCAGAAGAGCGTTGTTGGCCATCACACAGACCGTTTAGGTTTAAGTATTGATGAATATGGAGATGGAATTTCAAGTCATCCGGAGAAGTTAGAGGCCGATTCCAACAATGGGTTTGAATATACTCAGCTATCATCGCAGCCAATTGATCATCAAGACTTTCCGGACAATACGTTGGGAGACATGAGTTTTCACTACTCAGATCTTCTAAATGTATTAGCAGCTAACATGAAAAATTCTTGA
- the LOC132614658 gene encoding small ribosomal subunit protein uS19-like: MADVEADVTAGQPRKRTFKKFSYRGVDLDAFLDMSTDELVKLFNARPRRRFQRGLKRKPMALIKKLRKAKREAPPGEKPESVKTHLRNMIIVPEMIGSVIAIYVLK; encoded by the coding sequence ATGGCGGACGTTGAAGCTGATGTGACAGCCGGACAGCCAAGGAAGAGAACATTTAAGAAGTTTAGTTACAGAGGAGTCGATCTCGATGCTTTTCTCGATATGTCTACTGATGAACTCGTTAAGCTCTTCAATGCTCGTCCTCGTAGAAGGTTTCAAAGAGGTTTGAAGAGGAAGCCGATGGCACTGATCAAGAAGCTGCGGAAGGCGAAACGCGAGGCTCCACCAGGTGAAAAGCCAGAGTCTGTCAAGACTCACTTGAGGAACATGATTATCGTTCCTGAAATGATTGGAAGTGTTATCGcaatttatgttttaaaataa